Part of the Melitaea cinxia chromosome 6, ilMelCinx1.1, whole genome shotgun sequence genome is shown below.
TAAGTTTTCTTATATGACCAGaacggcaaacaagtgtacagcctacctgatggtaagcggttatcgtATCTTTAGATGACTGTAGTACGTACATCAGAAGTATCGCAACCTCGATGCCGACTCTACCCCgactctccccaggagctctggtcaccttactcatcacaggaacacagtaCTTCTTAAGGAAAACATTATTGATACCCTTCGTCTTTGTGGAGAAAAGGGAGATTGCCCAGCAGTGCGATGTTATAAGCTGTATTGTGCAATCGTAATCGCGTTatcattatcaaaattttacTTACCTTAAATCTTTCCATATCAATTTTATCAACTTGCAATCGATATACGAATGAACCTAGTGCTAAACCCACAACAAAGTTGACTAAATTAGTATGTCCTCTTTTATAAACATTGTTGAATGTCGGATTGTGTTCAAATGTCCTTGCagttctgaaataaaaatagaattgttTGGTTTTATGAAATCACGATGCAAGTGAAGCTTTagtgaatgaaaatatttacattaatcatcattacagcctatacagtccactgctgcacataggcctccacaagtttacgccaaaaataacgtgaactcatgtgttttgcccatagtcaccacgctgggcaggcgggttggtgatcgcagtactggctttgtcgcaccgaagacgctgctgcccgtcttctgtctgtgtatttcaaaactagcagttggatggttatcccgccatcggtcggctttttcaagttccaaggtggtagtggaactgtgttatcccttagtcgcctcttacgacacccacgggaagagagggggtagctatattctttagtatcgtagccacacagtcaCAAATACTGCGGAACATTTGCTACTAAAATTTTTAGGGGCGTTAGAATAAAAGCTTaaagtttcacttaaaaaagGGTGAAAATTGTTTCCTGTGATATTTTCAAATCAACCAAATGTTCCTTTAAACAAGAACTCGTGCAGCAACTACAAACTGTTACCTAATTACACTGTTCGATTCAAAAGAATTAAAAGTGAATTTTTGCAAGCGTACAAAATCAAGTATTGTGTATAATTTGCATGATTTACAATTGTAAATCATGCAAATTCCGTTTAATCTACAATTTAGATTTGGCAGAAAATGTTCGTTAAAATCGAGTGTGATTTGTGAATGAGTATTCTCAGGGGCACAAACATACACTAAAAACACAATCTCAACTTAAATGTACTTATTATGAGCTAAAAATAAGCttacttttattgattttaattttcactTTTGTGTATCACGCTGTATTCTATTTGGGTATTGAGACAGTATTTTTAAAtgcttttattcaatataagtatgtatttatgtaaatattatattcttatattattgtatatgtagtctttcgactaattGGAAGCTCTTTTTCCATATTCGCAGGGCGCGgacgtaggttatactcgcactctttacaatactatgtaggtagtatttaaaaagattataacaaaattgtaacgtacACCGAACACGTGTATGCGTGCACGTTCTTCGGAGTTCCGATCGAGTCTATCatgtggcggagggagtaactcagagcagtgcctaggacttgcgacccaggtgtaggtttaaggagatcccctttgagatgcgcatcaacgctcaccttcactgctcgagttatacgcctcgcctagccaaattaatcgtaatagataacaattaattcgtttgcacaaattaattatggaacgagtctaggttaagctactagcaggatacaacaagtgtatcgtgccaagcctgagccaagactgccttagcggcggttgcactgttcgttttatacacgtcagaataactcgagtaatataataagtgagggtagttgactatcgaacgatgtgcatctgttgtttataaattccttaatAATTGCATACGACAGTACTATTGctgacatatatttatattaatattattattttatattgttaatatttaataatgtagatttaaaattgattaacaAGATTTCACCCTACGTTTGTAGGGTGGAATCTTGTAAATCAATTTTGAAGGGGAAACAGCCGATTAagttgaaattttgtacacaggTTAAGTTCGGATGAATATGCGTGATTATCTAGGCAAAATCGTGTTAAATTCAACATGATGGAGTACCCAATTAATACACCCCTTCAATATAGGTATAAAATGAATTAGTTTAATAATAGTAACTCGAATAATCCAAGTCCAATATGGCGGAGTAATATATTGTCTAATGGTTTGTTTTATTCTTttagctaatttatttatttgttgtaagTACTAAcctaatcaaaatattttttctaataaacaATTCACTTACTCTGGTGTAACTATAAGCATGGCATCTAGATCTTGAAAATAAGTATGAGCAGCTGGTGTTACAACACCGATTAGGAACAGTGATATCAGTAGCATTTTTCTTCTTCTCTTACTTTTAGTCAGGACACATGCCATATAACCAAGGATATACATTTGCATAATAGCTCCAAGGTACCTTAGACATTAATatacaaactaaaattaaaattaatataagttattgacatgttgattgtttgtttagtaaaaaggtagcatattttttttaatatatatcactaggttggcaaacaagcgtacggttcacctgatggtaagagattaccgtagcttatagacgccagcaacaacagaggcatcgcaagcgcgttgccgacccaatccccaatccccccaggagctctggtcaccttactcaccaacaggaacacaatactgcttgaaaacagtattatttagctgtgatcttctgtaaggtcgaggtactaccccagtcgggctgcttcagattttgagcaggaaattcctgctgttccctacctcagtaaGTATTACTTCACTATCAGTTTTTTAACTGATGGTATATCTCACGTGTGTATATGAGAATTTACAATATACCTAAAAGTagttatattgtataaaactaGATACTTCGCGCGTCCGCGTTgaatagttacttgaaaaataaaaaaccccgatttagaaacattcttcattagtcCTGCGCTCCTATTGATcatagcgtgatgatatataaccCATAGACTTcttcaataaatgggctatctaacactgaaatatttttttaaattggaccagtagttcttgagattagcgcgcgacagacagacagacagacagacagacagacggacggacggacggacggacggacggatggacggacggacagattcttcagctttataatattagtatagataatataatcaCCAATTTCCCTAAATTCCACTTTATTTGAGTTTACTGTTTATTTATCTCATCGCACAAACTTAACACATTCATTTAAACATGACTTAGCGTGATTACTATTTTGATACCTCCGATATTTTGAAGATATTTCTGACATCGGTCATGGGACGACTCCTCGGACGATGGGATGAGCACGACGAACCGTTCCAAAAGTCCCGTTTATATTATGAAATTGCAACTATATGActgtaaaacttaaaaacttattaattacCATGATTGCACCATACATTGTGTGTTgtcaaaatagttatttatatataacaaattccTCCATCCATTCGTGCGACAATCTTTAACTTCTTTTGTAACTGTCAACTGAAACATAATATTTAGTTACTTCTCTCAGTCAACTCAGTTGTCAAATCGCAATATTCAAGTGAACAgcatcataatttttttgaagtaatccACTTACCTCCCAAAAAGGTCCGGAACCTGCATGTCTCAACCAAGTGCAAGTTAGTGCCAGAACTATAGCATATGAAGGTGTCAGCCTAGAAATGATTACATGTTAAGCTTTTAAATATACTGGCTATGTACCACATAATATAGCTCAAGGTCACTCAGTGGCGAATCCAAAAAGCCATACTTGTCAGTTCGTACTTCTAAACGTTTGCATCAAAAGTGAAGAAATCCGTTGAAGAATTAGGCTTCAACTGATATAATTTAGCATATCGAAAACAAACGACACAGAGGTCAGCGTATATTATGGTTCGGGAAAACTACGAACATTGGAAATCCAAGGCTGGAATGAAGATTGTTGGGAATACACACAAGAGAAGAAAAAAGATACACCAGACACACGTGACCCTTTTGTTTACATAGTATGACCAGTTTGAACTACCAGCTCATATGTCAAGACATCAAACATCATAGACTCATACACAACGTAAGTTACGACACATTTCgtcatgtttattttaattacctaaagttacatataattttaataatatcatcatacataaattgattttaagtaataaaaaatgcaGCAATAGTAATactgtttcatcatcatcatcatcagtcttcaataaaaaaaaaacatatctttACTTACTTTACCCATGTTGAAATGATGCCTCTTGGTATCAATGTCCATTTCATGACGTGGCTCTCAGCATACAACTCGAGTTTGTACGCCAACAGGCAGCCGGAGATGATAAAGAAAGTTTGAACAACGATCATTCCGTTTAGGAATAACAAGTGTGAGATATTGTCGTATACCTAAAGACAATTTAATTATGAAGAGAATTTTCTAAAATTACCGATAAGGTAAAACATAAGCATCAGCATTATCCTTTGAACTTGAAAGACCAAGTGCATAAAACTAGTCATGAACCGTAACTATaatcatgattttttttatgtcactaggttggcaaacaagcgtacggctaacctgatggtaagcgattaccgtagcttatagacacctgcaacaccagaagcatcgcaagcgcgttgccgacccaatcctcaatccccccaggagctctggtcaccttactcaccaacaggaacacaatactgcttgaaaatagtaataataataatgattttattgttaCATTCCATCTGTGAATAAATGTTAGTAGTGAATAGTTAATAAACTGTGAAATTTGTCAGATACATTTATTCCAAAAATTGCTATTTATACTcgattataatttatgtaacgGTAAGAGAGTcagtcactaacccgcctgcccagcgtggtgactatggacaaaacacatgagtaaacgccatttttggcgcgaacttgtggaagcctatgtccagcagtgaactgttgataggctgaagtgatgagtgaagAGGGacagtaaatatatacatatatcgatTAATTTAAGCATCTTGAAGCTTCggtattaaaatctaaaaaaaaagtgagtAATGTACCATTTCAACATAATGAGGATTTTCCGGTGCAAGTGCAAATGGTAGAAGCGAATGACAGAAAATAACGCCCATCATTGTCAGTGTTCTGTAAAATAGAAAAAGAGATATGAATTAGCTTGTAAATGCGTAGGCTTGGGCCTCTTCTCTGTATCGAAGAAAGTCGGAAAAGTTGAATTTGAAAATGATCGGTGATCTTCGAGTTACAGTGAGGAGGCTCATAAGAAcgtgcacttaaaaaaaaaaacagaaaaaacattcgtaataatacaaatatctcCCTGACacttatgattattatttattatcccAATAGGGTAAACAAGCTTACAATCTGACTGATAGTAAGTGTTTACTATAGTTTATAATCGCTTGTAACATCATTAGCATCGCGAGCGTGTTGCCTTTAATAAACTCATAAACTTCATGTCAATAAACTCATTCTCAGGAGAACATAAATATAAACTCTTTCACCCTGTAACATCTGAATTTTGGGCACAGGCTTTGAATGTTTGGCATAGATCTCATTTTATATGtatgagaaggattggagcttagcccaccacgctgctacattGCGGGTTAGCGGATGTGTTCCCAATTATGTGttagtaacgattgctatcagatatttatgataacaaccgagaccgacggcttaaagtgttCTCCGAGTCACGGGGGGAGGGAGACCTACAAAGAcggacatccaaaccggaaaaaaagatttgtgcaaatacaaatatctacccatctcaagcgggaatcgaacccgcaaaccggtggtgttttaggcgactactcgcaacactacaccagagcgtttGTGTCTGTTGTAAATATAACGGAAAAGAAATATTCCAGGCAGGCGACAGTAtagataaagaataaaatacacTTGACctttaattcaaaaaatataatcatgtaATACTGACCTTAATCCATGCAATGATTTTAATCTTTCTTCCCTTACATTTAGTCCTTTATAAGATGTTGTTAATTTTGAGTAATTGCGTAGTATTGAAAAGCAAAGTACGTATTTGTTACCTAAAAATGGAACAAGAGTAGATGAATCAAGTATTTACAAATCCTAACATTTATTACGAGGTAAAAgttttgaattaaaacttatttacaaacgcttgacttggagagtaagctggtgaatgtgtgacgagagtgttaagaaaagtgtgatcgcgcaaggcgaatggaagttgagagggaaatataaattagtgaagataaaaagagagagagttacgtttcgtaagttttacttcagtcgtgtggtctaaagcacactcgtttttttgtaTACTCCTAATAAAGTTGTTACTACCGTTTTTAACAATGCACTCATGATGCCATACAATGTCCATATTTGAATTCTTTGCCATTAATATGATAGTTATATATAGTTATGATAgtaaacgccgcgttggcgcaacggttacagccatgcaTTGTaccttgcgggttcgatccccgcacatgacaaacatttgtattggccatacaggtgtttgccgtggtctgggtgtttgtgcagtccttgtggatctccccaccgtgcctaggagagcacgttaagccatcggtccggttgttatcatgtacacctgataacgatcgttactcatagtagggatatatccaccaacccgcattggagcagcgtggtggattaagctctgatccttctcctacttggggaaagaggcctatgcccagtagtgggatattacaggataaAGCGAATATGATAGATAGCTTTAAAGCTATTAtactaacaaaaatttattaataaaaatatggacactttaaacatattaacaaataaatgccaatgataaattataaagaatgaataacaatttaaatatataattgattgAGGGTATTGAATCTTTCTGTTTCATCTAAAGGTCGACTGATTACCACTAAGTATTGAAGCCTTCTTTTTTCTCATCGTACAGTTTAGCATTTCTCAGTAAAGttttgaaatacaataaaataacataccttGAACTTTGTGTCTTTTGAAGTATAGAAAATCATAAAGAGTAGAAATGCAATCTATaacaagtaatattattaaaaatgctgCCATCACCACATCTCCTGTATCTTCATATACGGTGCTTTCGTTACTATTACAATAAACTGGTTCACTTATTCTGCATTTTAACTGATAATTCTCTAATAGGGTATCATTTAGGCATTTCTCAAGTATCAGTTTTAAGTCATGTGTTCTATTGTCAGCATACAAATATCTGCATGTGTGCGTCACACAAATACCATAATGCAATTGTGAATGATTGAAATGTTTTCTCCCGTATTCGGAATAATTCTGTAATGAAAGAAATgagaacaaaattatataatgataaaattagatatattatttagtgcATAGTAATCGTTCATCACTGgacttagtccgtctattgcagaggatttagacagtgtcacacagacactgtgtcgcctaggacactcttcaggaaaacgcagagttgcctaagctctgcgccaccctgtcgacctcactggctaggcccacaggaactaCGAGTcaatacgtgtggagccagttggGCTGCAGGAgtcccccacgggaagaaagacccccacgggaagaaaggggatAGTGCTACTCTACTCGGCCGGATACCACATGGCATTAATCGTTCAAAAGATACAATATTTTCACTTTTTCTATCGATGGaattaaaatgtaactaacGTCCACTTTGCTTACTCAATTTaatgtaataagaaaaaaaatcattaatttttaatacaaaaaaagtatatattcagaaaaatgtatgtaatatgcAAAAGTGCTTACAAAGTTTTACCGTTTCATTccaattaatttacattataaaataatcgatACTAAAAATTTTGTGCACCATCATTGTGTAAGGAATGGAGCACTTTAGCGTGACCTTTTTTGTTAGAAGTCAGAAAATGTAACAAGTTCAATGAAggtgataattaattatacttgtTAACTTTTATGTAGAAAggcgtaaatatttataacaagttatttaattttatattgaacaAATTGTTTCCTTACCTACGGATCAAGGAACAGCATATGAATTTAGGGATTTGTGTAAGATTGGACGTATTGGTGTAATCcatacttttttatgtaagtgatatatccacgggctttataatgcccgtgcctttgtcatcccatatttttttttattttttatttaaacatgcatcggtacttcacttcAACTTTAGATAACTTAATAGCTAGCCTTAGAATCTCTAAAAT
Proteins encoded:
- the LOC123654795 gene encoding nose resistant to fluoxetine protein 6-like encodes the protein MIYKLNDSMYSKMPPVFHLDDYDNCLINPKGVYCTANVDIVSDTSSELLAMIRNYSEYGRKHFNHSQLHYGICVTHTCRYLYADNRTHDLKLILEKCLNDTLLENYQLKCRISEPVYCNSNESTVYEDTGDVVMAAFLIILLVIDCISTLYDFLYFKRHKVQGNKYVLCFSILRNYSKLTTSYKGLNVREERLKSLHGLRTLTMMGVIFCHSLLPFALAPENPHYVEMVYDNISHLLFLNGMIVVQTFFIISGCLLAYKLELYAESHVMKWTLIPRGIISTWVKLTPSYAIVLALTCTWLRHAGSGPFWELTVTKEVKDCRTNGWRNLLYINNYFDNTQCMVQSWYLGAIMQMYILGYMACVLTKSKRRRKMLLISLFLIGVVTPAAHTYFQDLDAMLIVTPETARTFEHNPTFNNVYKRGHTNLVNFVVGLALGSFVYRLQVDKIDMERFKKFRFLLLLTFPGILMSIFIGTVFYMDGSEASPLAKAIYAGTIKPLYGLIIATLIFGCVFKIDNVYRVILEWDGWKIPSKLSYCAFLLHFMLIRAATGMRKTLLPLNYYHMVEVTVTFVTLSFVAAIPFWILIDAPLTELMKLCLKLTNTEKETVGIDDGEENVICLNKRNDISVDDNDDVNA